A genome region from Streptomyces sp. NBC_01296 includes the following:
- a CDS encoding putative leader peptide yields MSPSQPLLVRRRHVDLRRVASAVCRPV; encoded by the coding sequence ATGTCCCCGTCGCAGCCGTTGCTCGTACGCCGCAGGCACGTTGACCTCCGTCGCGTCGCCAGCGCCGTCTGCCGCCCCGTCTAG
- a CDS encoding winged helix-turn-helix domain-containing protein, whose protein sequence is MTTAIPAPAVRRSPAPRLQLVGDRPLAVPAGGTEGGRVGYLVFLPANVDPVALMQAHGIRPEIHPLGLGLPQAPGSEPTPQPDPGRLDDAIRVDRARRLVEVDGHELDLTYLEFDLLAHLVAHPYTVHTRDALISGIWGYGHIGDGRTVDVHVARLRRKLGPAHRDCISTVRRVGYKYVPDHR, encoded by the coding sequence ATGACCACCGCAATTCCCGCACCCGCCGTTCGCCGTTCCCCGGCCCCCCGTCTCCAGCTGGTCGGCGACCGCCCGCTCGCCGTCCCCGCCGGCGGGACCGAGGGCGGCCGCGTCGGGTACCTCGTCTTCCTGCCGGCGAATGTCGACCCGGTCGCGCTGATGCAGGCGCACGGCATCCGCCCGGAAATCCATCCCCTCGGGCTCGGACTGCCCCAGGCTCCCGGGTCGGAGCCGACCCCGCAGCCCGACCCCGGCCGGCTCGATGACGCGATCCGGGTCGACCGGGCGCGTCGGCTGGTCGAGGTCGACGGGCACGAACTGGACCTCACCTACCTGGAGTTCGACCTCCTGGCCCATCTCGTGGCCCACCCGTACACGGTTCACACGCGTGATGCCCTCATCTCGGGCATCTGGGGCTACGGGCACATCGGCGACGGCCGTACGGTCGATGTCCACGTGGCCCGGCTGCGCCGCAAGCTCGGACCCGCCCACCGGGACTGCATCTCCACCGTGCGCCGCGTCGGCTACAAGTACGTTCCCGACCACCGGTAG